AGGACCGGGCTGTGCAGGGAAATATCGGGATACCGAACGGTTCGGGGCCCGAATAACGTCGTCCGGCGGCGTATTCCGACGACTGGTAAGGCTATTCGTGCTATATCAGGCCACGCATACGATCTCGCCGTGTACGACGTTGAACCAGCCGTCGTGTTCGTCCGCCCAGGAGTGCCAGCCGGCCGCGACCGCGTCCAGATCCTCGACGTACGTGAAGCCCTTTTCGACGTACTGCGCGGCGGTCGAGGACTTGGTGGTGCGCTCGGCCCACAGATCCGCCCACCACCGGCGCTCGGCCGGGGTGGCGTACACCCAGGACGAGGCGCCGGTGGCGATCGCGTCCTCGGGGAACCCGGCTTCCAGCGCCCAGCTGCGCAGCCGCCGGCCGGCGTCCGGGTGGCCGCCGTTGGACGTCGCCAGGGCCTGATACAGGCGCAGCCACTCCTCGAGCGCCGGGACCTCGGGGAACCAGCGGAAGCCGCCGTAGTCGCCGTCGCGCGCCGCGATCACGCCGCCGGGCTTGCAGACCCGGCGCATCTCCTTCAATGCCAGGACCGGATCGGCGACGTGCTGGAGCACCTGGTGCGCGTGGACGACGTCGAAGGTGTGGTCGGGGAAGTCCAGGGCGTGGACGTCGGCGACCGCGAAGCGGACGTTGCCGATGCCGCGGGAGGCGATCTCCTCCTGCGCCAGGGCCAGCGCCTCGGCGGTGATCTCCACCGCGGTCACCGTCCCCGGGGCCACCCGCTCGGCGAGGTCGGCGGTGATGGTGCCGGGCCCGCAGCCCACGTCGAGCAGGCTCTGACCGGCCGCCAGGCGGGGCAGCAGGTAGGCCGCGGAGTTCTCGGCGGTGCGCGAGCGGTGCGAGCGGAGCACCGACTCGTGGTGGCCGTGGGTGTACGTGTTCTGGGGAGTCTCCGGCCGCGTCGTCATGCCGGAGACTCTAGTGAGGCGACCGCTATTTGAGAAGAAGTGTCTCGTTATATGGGACATCCCCGACGCTCAGGTATGGAAGAGCTCTTCGACGACCTGCGCCACACCGTCCTCGTCGTTGGCGGCCGCGATCCCGGTGGCGGCCGCCTTGGCCGCGTCGACCGCGTTCGCCACCGCCCACGAGCGCCCGGCCCAGCGCAGCATGGGGATGTCGTTCGGCATGTCGCCGAACGTCACCACGTCGGCGGCGCCGATCCCGCGCGCGGCACACCAGGCGGCCAGCGACGAGGCCTTGTCGACGCCGGGCGGGCCCAGCTCCAGCACGCCGCGGTTGGTGGAGTAGGTGAGCGCGCCGAGCGTGCCGATCGCGGGCAGCGCATCGACGTACATGTCGGCGCTGTCGCGCGAGCGGTCGACGGCGAGGATCTTCAGCAGCGGGGCGTCCGCCACCGCCGCGGGCAACTCCTCGTAGCGGACGACACGGCGCCCGGCGTCGTCGCCGTCCAGGTCGAAGGGCGAGAGTTCGTAGTCGGCCTCGCGCACCATCCCGTGCGGCGTCTCCAGCGCGAACCGCGCCCCCGGCAGCGCGGCCCGCACCTCAGCGAGCAGCTTCGCCACCGTCGCCGGCTCGAAGGGCCGAGGGTCGTACGCGACACCGGTCGCCAGGTCGTAGCAGACGGCCCCGTTGGAGGCGATGACATGCGGCAGCCGCCCGAAGCACGGCTTGAGCCGGTCCAGCCACCGAATCGGCCGCGCGGTCACGGCGATCACCTGCGCACCGCGCTCCATGGCCATGTCGAGCGCCGCGCGGGTGCGCGCGGAGGTGGTGCCGTCGCTGCGCAGGAGGGTGCGGTCCAGGTCGGTGGCGATGACTTGAGGTGGGTTCACACGATCAAGACTGGCATGCGGGGCGGGGGGAGAGAATTCGCCGGTGTCCACTCTGACACCAGGCCGCGGTTCAGGCCGATCATGCCGACCGGGCATATCAGGACCCGCACAGAGCTGATCGCCGAGTGCGCACGCATCAGGGCACGTGGATACGCCACGGTGGACGAGGAGTTCGAGCGCGGCCTGGTCGGCGCTTCCTCGGCGGTGTACGACTTCCGCGGGATCGCCGTCGCCTCGCTGAACGTGGCCGCGCCGAAGAGCCGGCTGGAGGGCCGGCTGGACGCCCTCGGGCAGCGGCTGGCCGGGGTCGCACGGCGGCTGTCGGGGGATCTGGGGTGGCGGGCTTAGGGGGCTAGCCTGATCCCGCGAGACATGGGTCGAGGCGACTGACGACAGGAGCGCACGTGGCCGCGGTGAGGTTTTTGTTTCCTTTCGCTTTCGCGGTGAGTGTCTGGACCGTGCTCATCACAGCGATCCGTTGGCGCCAGCGCCGCGCCGGGCTGACTGTGACCACGCTTCGGCCCGACGGTTCCGCAGTGGTCGTCGTGCGCTGCGGTGCGCGTGTCGGCTGGGTGAGCGCCACGTGGCCGCTGGCCACGCTCAGCTTCGACGAGTCGAGTGCGGAGCTGCGGTTTCCGCTGTTGTCACCGATGGTCGTCCGCCGCGACGAGGTCATCCGAGTCGCCCGTCGTCCTCGGAGGGCGTGGCGATTCGAGACGGCCTCGGGACGGTGGAACCACATCTCTTTCGGGGCCAGGGGCGTGGGCGACGCGCTCAGGCAGTCGGGATGGCCGGTCGAGCGGTGAGGATGGCAGCAGGCTGCGGCAACTCGGCCTCGTGCCCCCACCGCCGGGCCAGCACCGTGCACACCATCAGCTGGATCTGGTGGAACAGCATCAGCGGCAACACCATCAAGCTCAGCGCGTGCCCCGGAAACAGCACCGCGGCCATCGGCAACCCGGCCGCCAGGCTCTTTTTCGACCCGCAGAACACCAGCGTCACGCGCTCCGGCCGGGCGAACCCCAGCTGCCGCGAAGCCAGCCCGGTCAGCGTCAGCACCGCGGCGAGCACCGCCGCGCAGCACACCACCAGCGTCCCCAGCCGCGGCAGCGACACCGAATGCCAGACCCCTGAGACCATGCCCTCGCTGAACGCGCTGTAGACCACCAGCAGGATCGAGCCGCGGTCGACGACGGTCAGCAGCGGCTTGTGCGCGCCGATCCAGTCCGCGATCCAGCGGCGCGCGACCTGCCCGGCGATGAACGGCAGCAGCAGCTGCGCCGTCAGCGACGTCACCGCGCTGCCGTCCACCCGCACCGCGCCGCCGAGGACGACCGAGGCCAGCGCCGGCGTCACCACGATCCCGGCCAGCGAGGAGAACGACGCCGCGCACACCGCCGCCGCGACGTTGCCCCGGGCCAGGGACGTGAACGCGATCGAGGACTGCACCGTCGAGGGCAGTAGCGTCAGGAACAGCACGCCCTTGGCCAGATCCGGGCCGAGCACCGGCTCGGACGCCGCCTCGGCCGCCAGGCCCAGCAGCGGGAACAGCACGAACGTCGAGCCCAGGATCACCAGGTGCAGCCGCCACTGCTTCACGCCGTCCCACGCCGCCTTCGGCGACAGGCGCGCGCCGTACAGGAAGAACAGCAGGCCGATCACGAACACCGTCGCGTGGCTCAGGCCGGTCGCCGTGCCGCCGCGGGCCGGGAGCAGCGTCGCCAGCCCGACCGTGCCGAGGATCGCCATCAGCTGCGGATCGATCCCGACCGTGGCCAGAGCGCCGCGCGCGGTGCGCCCTCCCCGCTGTAGTACGTTCGCCACAGCCCTTCCTCCTCCTGGTCGGGCTCGATTGTATACAATCAAGGTGGCCGATGGGCAGCAGGGTTGGCAAGGACGGCGGCGGGGGTGTCAGCGGCGGGACCGGTGCCGCCGGGGCTGGTGCAGCCGGGGGCGCCGGCGGCGTCACCCGCGCCATCCGCGACGACATCATCCGCGGCGTCCACGCCCCCGGCGCCCGGCTGGCCGAGGAGGCGCTGTCGGCGCGCTACGGCGTCTCGCGCGTCCCGGTCCGCGAAGCCCTGCGCACGCTGGAAGCCGAGGGCTTCGTCGCCCGGCGCCCCTACGCCGGCGTGGTCGTCGCCGAGCTCGACGACGCCGAGGCCGAGGACCTGGTGGAGATCCGCTCCCTGCTGGAGCCGCTGGGCGCCGCGCGCGCCGCCGTCCGCCACACCCCCGAGCAGCTCGGCCGGCTCAAGGAGCTGGTGGCGCTGGCCGACGACGCGCTGGCCGCCGGCCGCCTGGAAGAGCTGGCCCGGCTGAACAGCCGGTTCCACGAAGTACTGGCCCAGGCTTCCGGCAGCCGGACCCTGGCCGAGCTGATCACCCAGCTCAGATGGAAGATGGAGTGGGTCTACACGGCCAAGCTGCCGCGCCGCGCGCAGGACTCCTGGCGTGAGCACCGGGAGATCGTCGAAGTCCTGGAATCCGGCGACCCGGACAAGGCGGCGCGGGTCGTCACCCGCCACATCGCCAAGGGCCGCGGCGCGCACCGTCCGCTGGACCCGCCGGATCCGCAGACGACCGCAGCGGATCAAAGCTCTGAGTCCTAGATTGTATACGATTACCGGCACCGATACCTTGCCCGGGTGATTCAGGATTTCCGACACGACGCCCTGACCACGTTCCACGGGCTGCCGATCTTCTCCTTCGCGGTCGGCGACGCCGCCGACCTGGAACCGGCCGGCATCCCGGAGGACGTCGAGGCCTGGGCCTGGCGCGTGGGCTGCGCAGACATGGACAGCGTCCCCGGCGACCGGATCTGGGCGTTGTTCGTCGCCTCGGTCGACACCGCGCGCGTCAGGGCCCTGACGCTCAGCAGCTGGGACGGCGAAGAGGCCATGTCGGGCTGGGACGACGCCCGCGACGCGCTCCTGGCCGACGCGAGCCGCTTCCCGAACCTGGAAGCGCTGTTCGTCGGCGACGTCTCCTCCGAGCTGACCGAAGTCTCCTGGATCGAGCAGGCCGACCCCGGCCTGCTACTCGCCGCCTTCCCGAACCTGCTCGTGTTCGGCATGCGCGGCGCCTCCGCGCTGGACATGAAGCCGCTGGTCCACGAAAACCTGCGCGAGCTGACGATGCAGACCGGCGGCCTGCCGCCGCGCGTCGTGCGCACTGTCGGGCAGTCCACCCTTCCGGCACTCACCGGCCTGGACCTCTACCTCGGCACCTCGATCTACGAAGGCGGCGCCGACGCCGACGACCTCGCCGACATCCTGTCCGGCGCGTCGTTCCCGGCCCTGCGGCACCTGGGACTGCGCAACGCCGAGGACACCGACGCCCTCGCCGCGCTGCTCGCGCACGCACCGGTGGTGGCCCAGTTGGAGTCGCTGGACCTCGCGCTCGGCATGCTCGGCGACGAAGGCGTGGCCGCGCTGCTGGCCGGACAGCCGCTGACCCA
This region of Catenulispora sp. EB89 genomic DNA includes:
- a CDS encoding class I SAM-dependent methyltransferase, whose product is MTTRPETPQNTYTHGHHESVLRSHRSRTAENSAAYLLPRLAAGQSLLDVGCGPGTITADLAERVAPGTVTAVEITAEALALAQEEIASRGIGNVRFAVADVHALDFPDHTFDVVHAHQVLQHVADPVLALKEMRRVCKPGGVIAARDGDYGGFRWFPEVPALEEWLRLYQALATSNGGHPDAGRRLRSWALEAGFPEDAIATGASSWVYATPAERRWWADLWAERTTKSSTAAQYVEKGFTYVEDLDAVAAGWHSWADEHDGWFNVVHGEIVCVA
- a CDS encoding HAD-IIB family hydrolase, producing the protein MNPPQVIATDLDRTLLRSDGTTSARTRAALDMAMERGAQVIAVTARPIRWLDRLKPCFGRLPHVIASNGAVCYDLATGVAYDPRPFEPATVAKLLAEVRAALPGARFALETPHGMVREADYELSPFDLDGDDAGRRVVRYEELPAAVADAPLLKILAVDRSRDSADMYVDALPAIGTLGALTYSTNRGVLELGPPGVDKASSLAAWCAARGIGAADVVTFGDMPNDIPMLRWAGRSWAVANAVDAAKAAATGIAAANDEDGVAQVVEELFHT
- a CDS encoding IclR family transcriptional regulator C-terminal domain-containing protein, which gives rise to MPTGHIRTRTELIAECARIRARGYATVDEEFERGLVGASSAVYDFRGIAVASLNVAAPKSRLEGRLDALGQRLAGVARRLSGDLGWRA
- a CDS encoding bile acid:sodium symporter family protein → MAILGTVGLATLLPARGGTATGLSHATVFVIGLLFFLYGARLSPKAAWDGVKQWRLHLVILGSTFVLFPLLGLAAEAASEPVLGPDLAKGVLFLTLLPSTVQSSIAFTSLARGNVAAAVCAASFSSLAGIVVTPALASVVLGGAVRVDGSAVTSLTAQLLLPFIAGQVARRWIADWIGAHKPLLTVVDRGSILLVVYSAFSEGMVSGVWHSVSLPRLGTLVVCCAAVLAAVLTLTGLASRQLGFARPERVTLVFCGSKKSLAAGLPMAAVLFPGHALSLMVLPLMLFHQIQLMVCTVLARRWGHEAELPQPAAILTARPAIPTA
- a CDS encoding GntR family transcriptional regulator, yielding MGSRVGKDGGGGVSGGTGAAGAGAAGGAGGVTRAIRDDIIRGVHAPGARLAEEALSARYGVSRVPVREALRTLEAEGFVARRPYAGVVVAELDDAEAEDLVEIRSLLEPLGAARAAVRHTPEQLGRLKELVALADDALAAGRLEELARLNSRFHEVLAQASGSRTLAELITQLRWKMEWVYTAKLPRRAQDSWREHREIVEVLESGDPDKAARVVTRHIAKGRGAHRPLDPPDPQTTAADQSSES
- a CDS encoding STM4015 family protein, which translates into the protein MIQDFRHDALTTFHGLPIFSFAVGDAADLEPAGIPEDVEAWAWRVGCADMDSVPGDRIWALFVASVDTARVRALTLSSWDGEEAMSGWDDARDALLADASRFPNLEALFVGDVSSELTEVSWIEQADPGLLLAAFPNLLVFGMRGASALDMKPLVHENLRELTMQTGGLPPRVVRTVGQSTLPALTGLDLYLGTSIYEGGADADDLADILSGASFPALRHLGLRNAEDTDALAALLAHAPVVAQLESLDLALGMLGDEGVAALLAGQPLTHLRRLDLHHHWISDEMIDRLWQALPEVDVNVDEALLGRDGDRFIAVAE